From a region of the bacterium genome:
- the hydG gene encoding [FeFe] hydrogenase H-cluster radical SAM maturase HydG, with translation MTNEIINQEKFNEILQKTKNPTPELIKDILDKANEKQGLNLEEIGFLVNADSPQLMAEIYETAGRIKDEIYGERLVFFAPLYVSNFCINDCAYCNYHLSNRELTRHRLTLEEVQEQTELLLKMGHKRVLLELGEDPINNPIDYVVEVIEKIYSVRLPVGNIRRINVNIGATTVENYKKLKQAGIGTYQLFQETYHQETYQRLHRGPKADYIRQLTAHERAFEAGIDDLGLGVLFGLYDWRFEVLALVSHAQYFEQRYGVGPHTFSVPRFREGSTISYHPDRYKVSDADFLKIIAILRLAVPYTGMIISTRETPKIRKIAYRIGISQTSAGSVTTVGGYGRDNGNGQFTVYDQRSLKEVISTVLQDRLLPSFCTACYRRGRTGDVFMGLAKPGEIHNFCRPNGLLTFAEYLEDFANKSNGLYQKGYEVVNFYLNKMEDENLRHQTEKYLKRIKEGKRDLYF, from the coding sequence ATGACTAACGAGATAATTAACCAGGAAAAGTTCAACGAAATCCTACAAAAGACAAAGAACCCAACCCCTGAGCTAATCAAAGATATCCTTGATAAGGCTAACGAAAAACAGGGACTAAACTTAGAAGAGATTGGATTCTTAGTCAATGCAGATAGTCCGCAACTGATGGCTGAGATCTATGAGACTGCCGGAAGGATTAAGGATGAGATCTATGGTGAACGGCTGGTATTTTTTGCTCCACTTTATGTTTCAAACTTTTGCATCAATGATTGTGCCTACTGCAATTATCACCTCAGCAATCGAGAGCTAACCCGTCACAGATTGACATTAGAAGAGGTCCAGGAGCAGACAGAGCTCTTACTTAAGATGGGGCACAAAAGGGTGCTGCTTGAGCTGGGTGAGGACCCAATTAATAACCCGATAGATTATGTGGTGGAGGTCATAGAAAAGATATATTCGGTTAGACTGCCGGTTGGTAATATTAGAAGGATAAATGTCAATATCGGGGCTACCACTGTAGAGAACTATAAGAAGCTAAAGCAAGCAGGAATAGGCACCTATCAACTCTTTCAGGAGACATACCATCAGGAGACCTACCAGAGATTACACCGTGGTCCAAAGGCAGATTATATCAGGCAATTGACAGCCCACGAGCGCGCCTTTGAGGCAGGGATTGACGACCTGGGACTGGGGGTCTTATTTGGACTTTATGACTGGCGGTTTGAGGTATTAGCTCTGGTATCCCATGCCCAATACTTCGAGCAAAGATATGGGGTAGGACCGCATACCTTCTCTGTGCCGCGTTTTCGGGAAGGCTCAACCATTAGCTATCATCCTGACCGCTATAAAGTAAGCGATGCTGACTTTCTCAAGATTATTGCCATACTAAGGTTAGCAGTGCCCTATACCGGTATGATTATCTCTACCCGTGAAACTCCAAAGATAAGGAAGATTGCCTATAGGATTGGCATCTCCCAAACATCAGCTGGGTCAGTAACTACAGTAGGAGGATATGGAAGGGATAATGGTAACGGGCAATTTACGGTTTATGACCAGCGTTCATTAAAAGAGGTTATCTCTACGGTCTTACAGGATAGGTTATTACCCAGTTTTTGCACAGCTTGTTATCGTCGTGGTCGAACGGGTGATGTCTTTATGGGTCTGGCAAAGCCGGGTGAGATTCACAACTTCTGTCGGCCTAATGGACTACTTACCTTCGCTGAATATTTAGAGGATTTTGCCAATAAATCTAATGGATTGTATCAAAAGGGCTATGAGGTAGTAAATTTTTACCTGAACAAGATGGAAGATGAAAATCTGCGCCATCAAACAGAAAAATATTTAAAGAGGATTAAAGAGGGGAAAAGAGACCTGTATTTCTAA